aagtactACACAGTATTTAAGTGCTATGTTGAATGTCTATCGTTTtttgtattccttttttattgggGCGGGAAACGTGTGGGAGTGCACACTTCAAACCATAGCccaatttaaacaaatcttttGTTATTCTTTGCCAGGAAATTGGTCATTGTGCATGATTTTGTACTTAACCTTATGATTAATGTCCAACATTAGCGCGATTGTTTTATGCGAAACATTGGCAGCATCTGAATTTGTGTATAAGAGCCGAGCGAATCGGAAGTGTCTGCgtagaaaattgttttctaacACGGGTGagcaaaacgaaaggaaaaagaggGGAGGCAAGTAAGAACAATACACCGACACacgaaaacacacagacagacaGCGTGAGATGAAgaattttttgaataaaattatactTTATAATGTAAAGTGCTGTTGATGGAGTTGCATTGCCTTGAAAGAAATAACAGTTACACATAGTTGGAGGAATgtaattatgattattatgttTAGAAATGGCATAATATCTAGATACATATTTAATTCTTGTGTCTTTCAATTTTGCTAATTAATCTAATTTGGAACAATTAAATTCAgccaaagcaaacatttgaaacaGAGAAAATAACCGTCGAAACAGTTCGAAATTTTAATCTGCATTCGAAGGTAGTGTTCGAAAAAATTACCTTTGCACGTGGTTCTAGCGGGTtccaaatttttatttttaaaccttatagtttacttatttatttattagacCCAACACACAGGTTACATCAGGCCCGATCATATCATCACATATTTTGAATAGTGAAAAATCACATTTCTTAAAGAGTCAAACCTTTGTCCTAAgcaaagtgaaattttggaccaCCTCTTTGTACATAACCCCTGCGTAATTGAggattttgaagaaaattaatcaatttagCTAATGCCCCTTCAACTCTCGTCTTaagttttgcttttgaaattGAATACTACTTTAAACACATTTAATACATCCAATTTCCCACGTGTCCGATTGAAACTGCCATGTTCGAAACTGGATGCGTTTAAAAATGGCTCTGTCAATAGTTTCGAATGTGAGACACTCTTCATCTCTTTCGATCGTTCGGCTTCCTTGTCTCGCACTGTTTGTCACGCAACTATGGGCTCGAAATGAGCTAAATCCTACCACTGTGGGATTTCGAACCAGGCAATCCGTCAAAACTGCAAAACATTTGACGTTCCGTATGGACAGCgaccaaaaatcaaaacaaaacaaacatccagCGAGAGTCAACGTGCGTGTGTCGCGCTCGCGctattttcaccattttccgtAATATTCCTACAACTGCAGGTGGAAAATAAGGTTTCGTGCGATTTTGCGGAACCGGTGGCATTACAGTGCACGTGAGTTTCGATCTTAAGTGTTGCGTTATTATCGTTATAATGCGCTGAAATGCGTGTGCAAAGTGAACACTTTGACGGGAAGCATCGGACCTCTGATTTCTGGGCTAAGGCTTTTCCCGGGAAAACCTACCGTCGGCCACACTTGCAGCCGTTCCCCGCGTTTTGCCGACGTATTTGGTGTGccgttttgtaaacaaaccaacattttACACCCCAACAATTGTGCCTTGTGCGGGTTGATTTAACTGTTTTCGGTGTTGCGTGTCCTTTTGTCCTTAATTGCTCGCGGAAACCAATCGAGCGCAGCAATCCCTTGCTGTACAGCTCTGTTGGATTGGCTATATTACCCCCAGAAGAGGgttatttctattttcatattttggtAATttgttcccctttttttctatcgCACCCAGTGTCAGTTTGCAGCACAATATTTCCGGCGCGGGGCAGCCAGCATTAATCGGGTAaagtgtgtgagagtgtgcgtttgtgttccGTGTTAAGCGCGGAGCGCGTGTGGAAAAGCAAGTGAAAGTTGGCGCGCCTCCAGAAGAGGTGCCGTAGGGAACGGAGCAGGGGAGAAAAATATCTAAGGCAGTAGTAAATAGAGGATGTGAAAAGCTGTGGGTGCTGTGTGCGCGTGGAAAGTGGTGATTTTTTGGTGAAGGAAAAATTCGGTGCTGCTAAAGTTCCGCGAGGGAAGAAATTTGTTTGTGGGCTGTAGTTAAAGTTTGGATAAGCATCGGGCAGCATTCGTTTCGCGAATTGAGCGCTGTGTGTTTGATTGGCACCAAGAGACACCGGAATCGACCGAAGGATACTATGGCAACAGGAAACTGATCAGAGGTAAGTTTAATGATCAATGGATCGCATGTGCTGATAAAAGAGCACTTCAAGATTCCTCAGTTGGTATTTTGAGCTAGAGttcattaaatttacataatatCCCTTGAAATTCTCAAAAGTTTCCCCAACTCCCATCTTGGCTTTCCCACACAGGGTAgttgttaaacaaataaataaaagtatcACAAGAAAGGTTCGTTATCTTCCGAAGGGCAATTGTACCATCATGCGGGTTGATATGTTTGTGAACGCCAGTCTTATCTACCACCAAGCGCAATCACGGCTCTGTTATCTAAGCTGCCGGGATTTATATGTACTTGCCACTGTTTCTTATCTGTAGAAAACccaattcaaataaattattatgtaAAAAAGACCAGCATAAAATAGACATAAtttttcttagcaattttttaaaatgtaaattccattttatttgacGTAAAACTAGACTAAATTActtaaaatatgaaacatctCACCAAAGCGTTACTTCACCGCAAACCATATCAACACGTGATCGATCGTGAACGCTAAAGCGCGatagtcgttttttttcttggtctTGGATTTTGTTGTCATGTTTTGGGAAACTTTCCGTGCTGggtttgtttcaaaattcGCAACTCGCCGTTTTGCCGCTCTTTAATTACAGCGGCTACTTCATCGCGCAAGGTGGCGCGGCGCACGAACAGGCTCACGACTCGCCGTTACCAACCGAAATGAAGGGGGTTTGGCGATGGATGGGAAAAAATGGAGCTTTTCCAGTTTGGGAGATGAGCTAAGGGGTAGTTTGGCCGAGGAGCGGTGGTGGGGAGGTGTCTTGATTGGAGTTGTGATGTGGAAAATCGGCACGGTTTAAATGTTCTCATCCACTTTCCATTTTCGGTACAATCTTCCCATGAGGTTATAATTTGTAAAGAagacaaacaacacgatcgtAAGATGTCGTCCAACGGAGGATTGGGGATTAGAAGTGgtcaaagttttatttttaatatggAACTCATGAGTTCtctcaataaataaatgacgATTTTCTTTAGGAGGTCGTTTTTCATAGGATTTGATTAAGTCTTTGACAGAAAACTTGAATACTCCCAACATAATTCAATCCCGATAAATCAATACTTTCCGTTATAAAGTGTCTTTAGAATGATCTCAATTTGTGAAGGTATAAGGTGTAACTGTGGTTGACCAGTTTCCCTGACTGAAAGAGCCGGTATCACATTGGGACCACTGTTGGTGGATGATTTGGTAGGACGCTCAGTAGTTGGAACCTTTGTCGTCGTGATACTCGCGTACAGATCCAGTTGATCGTCTCGGAAACATTGGTACAGTGTCCGGTACGCCGCAGTGCATCTGCTCAGCTTGTGTCGTCGCTGTGCCGCAATACACTCGCCAGCTCGTTCACGAAACACCGACTCGTCTGCACACGAATCACACTGGATGTACAGCCGATCCACATTCGGTCCATACCGATCGCTGTACAGGCCAGTCCGTAATCCAACGCACCGCACAAAGCATTGCGTTTCGGGATCGTCCGGAAAGTGTCCCTCTTGGTACTGGTTCAACCGTCTCGGCGAGAGGCCAAACACATCCAAACAATCCTGCTGGATCTGCTTCATTTCGAGCGCCGTCTTGGGAATGTAGCGATCGGCCTTCGTCAGATAGCCGTACTGTTGGTGGTAGCACAGAAAGGATCGATGGGCTCGCTCACAGACATCCGTCACACTCGGTTCCAACGCATCCAAACAGCTGCGGGTCCGGTTCTGGTAGCAATGATCTTCCGGAGCCGGTTGATAGTACTGCCGGATCGTTGCTTCCCTTATGCCGGTGGTATCGTTCCAAAAGCGCAGCAGGACACCGATGCACCGCACCAAACACATGCTGTCCCGATCGGCCGGAAACAGCAGCAGGCTGTACTCCTGCTCGAGCCGTTCCGGCGGTATGCCGAGCTGGGTGGCACATTCCTGAAGCGCTTCGTCAAAGGTTGTGACGGTGCAGTTCGGGGTTGAATTCGCTTCCAGCATCGCACAAGCCAACCACACCAGCGCAATCAAACCGGTGGTACGTTTGGTGCACATGTTTAGCTACAGGTTCACTTGTCTCGATGTCCCAATTCCGATGCAGCAGCCGTTATATATACGATCGGACGCTACGTTGCCACTTAAGGGTGAAGATCACGTTCATGCATCTTGTGTGACCTTCCCGGCGCTTTGGGGGGCTGGTGTTTGAAGGGGTCACGAACGTCATCCAGCACACCCGGTAACCCGGCACGCCGGTTAGTTAATTCCCGCGAACCACGTGAACGTGATCAATCCGTGTTAGTCCGCCCGAAATGCAACCCGGTCACGTAGCGCGACCCGGTGTTGCACCACAAATCACCCATTTGGAAAGCGTCATTCGTAAATGATTGGCCACTCGATTCGGGTGGGTTTTCCGATAAGCAGGTAGTGAGCGGTGAGTGGGCAAAGCGGAACACAAACAGGTTTTGGACTTTATTTATAGAAAGGAGTGTGCACTTTCCGAGCATCAAACGCGGATGCAATTGCATGCACTTTCTCTCCCTTTCGAAGAAGCGGTGCAGCGgcacccccaaaaaaataagGGATACAATTTTGGAGATACATCCGTAGTTCCTCCACAGTTGCGATGTGGTTGGTGcttgaaaagtttgttttagttttagcaATTAGAAACGTGACTTTCATAAACGCGCAACCCGCCCGTGGGGAGAATGCCCTTCGGTTAATGCGTTAGTTGATTTGCCGTTTGGAAGATATTAAATTAACGGTGCATccagtgtggtgtgtgtgtgtgtttttatagggaatttaaaaaaaaaggtgtggCATAAAACAAccagcaaacgaaacggaactgTAACTTCCCCTTGCTGGAGTGCCCTgggaaatagaaaaatagTGCTGCAAGATAGGAATTATGTTGCGAGATTAACAGTTTCCCACCTGTCGATGGCGAGGTGCGTCCGCGCCAGGCACGATTTACGCTTAATGGAAGAACCATTTTACGGGACTACGCTTTTATCTTCTTCACTTAGGGAAGATAATCTAGCCATGGGGGGGGGATATGCAGCAGTGCCTTTTACGACCAACTACCCAAATTGTTTCCGAATAGCTGCAGCTTGTGGAGCTTTGCTTGTTCGGTGTAGTTTTTAGATTATCGTTTGCTATGTTTCATGCTGATAACCTTTTACGTACCGATTATCGCACCAACTTTGCCCCAATGGTgctttttcccttctttctctctctttctctctccctctagCGTTAAGCTAGCTATTTGTTGTGCAAATTAATGTTAACAAATCAACGGGCTTGTCCGGCTGAGTACCGGAACTGGTGCGGTAGGGAGTTGTGTAATGCTTAAACTTTCTGCCATAAATTGTATCCAGTTCGAAtgccgtgtgtgtgcgcgcggttTCGTATGTGATCGTGGGATTGGGAATTTTAAGCTGCCGCTTGATCGACCAGCTCCCCGAACAGCCGGGGCTAGTGTCGTAGCTATCGACTGCATAAGGTCCACGGTTTTCAAGTCATTTAAATGCGCTTGGTAGTATAACGACCGCCACACGACCACAGCTCCCCAGCGTAACAGTGTCCGTGAGATTTCGATGGTGCGTTgataatttgcataatttgtgTGGCGCACGCCGCCTTGGTCGGGTGTACTGTTTGTTACCCGGGGaatcatattttgttttgccgcctttattaaaaatatcttGGCAACGGGTTTTCAggggtattttattttttgctgctgtattGCGTGGGCAGTGATATCGGCCTTTCCGTTGTCCCTTCTGGATGTTGTGGCCTGCTTACAGTGGAAACGGTTGGTTTAATTTAAGGTTAGACACGTATTTTATTGGAACGCTGCCAGTTCGGAGgtccttccttttctttttgtgtgtgcagtgACCTTTTGGCCACCTTGTTTTATAGCGGCCAAGTGGTAGGTGCCGGGATATGTCTACTAGGGGTGATTAAGATTTGAAGAATATTGAATTTTTCTTCAGAGTTGTTTGAAGTTCGGCCaactttgttttccatttggtAGTGCAAGCATTTGTCGGCTATGCCTTACAGAGTGTTATCTGTTACCCTTAAAGGGTTAGAAGATCTTTATTTGATATATTGGCCCTACACTAATGGACTGTTATTAGAGGAAATATAGAAATTAGTCACTTCTGTTGGGAAGAGAATAGCATTAACCAATGGTCAGTAGTAGTGCAAGTGAACAACATCTAACATTCAGGGTTGAAAATATCCCCTGGACAATGCTTCTTATATTGCACAATCGACAGCGATCCAAATATGATGTAGATTTATTTATTGGGTATTTTTAGACCAGTTCCAGCTTTAAAAGATAAATCATCATTCTGCTTGCTGAACAGTGGACGCAATAATTTATCGCTTtatatcatgttttttttctggaagaACTCAACATGCAGCTTGCGGTTGGAATAGGTGAACATGTTAGACAACAAGGTCTCAATCTTGAGCCGATATCCATTTACAGCACCGATTGCACAAATGCcctttttcaaacaacaaacaaccactccACGTACGTGATCTGGCTGTAACGAACACTCACCAGTCGACTCGAATGCACTACTTTGAAACCTAATCAAACCGTGCGTCCGTATCGACCAGTAGCACCGAAAAGGCTGTCCTCAACAGCACTTGCCGGCCtcttgtgtgtgcgcgcacgCTACTGGATCATCGTAATCGTGTGTCTCGGTGCGAAGGGCCACCATAGACCTACAAACTACCCGTTGTACGTGGGtctccctcacacacacacacacactattcAGATCTTTGCTGTTCGACATCCACAAAGCATGCTGGTAGAAAGTAAACCAGTTGATTACGCATTTGATCTGTGCATGGAGAGACTTCAGCTTCGCAAGGCGGGTTATGCCAAGATAAATAAAGCATCTCGAACCGATCTTGGGGCAGTATTTGTTTTGGGATTTTAATATCTTTCGATGGATAAGAGTTCTCTGGGAAGTTCATGCGTGAAGTGTGATTCATGCGATACTTTAAATGATTCGGGATTTCCCAATGGTACTCACATGGATTCTAATGAGGTCGCGATTGACGTCTGCGGCGCAGTTTGCTTATTGAATTaataaacaccaaacaaatatACACGGCCTCCTTACGGTGCATCTCGCTGGAAGTTGACTAATATAATTATCAGTTATTGAATTAACCTTTGCTAACATATTGTTTCTCtaactttttttcccccaacaaACGAATACTATCCTTTGGCGTCCACAATCGTAAATCATTGTAGTCAGCCGTTGACGGAAAAGTAAGAAATCGAGCAAGGTCATCCAGTTCCAGTTCGCCCACTACCAGCACCATAGtccacaaccaaccaacgaTCATCAAGCTTAGACTTGAAGATCTCGCGAACCTGAAAATGGTGCTCAGTGTGTTTTGACTTTAAAGCGGCTCCCCTGTTGCgtttcgaatattttttttcatcattcttGGCGTGTTGTCTACCGTGACTTGGGAGGGACGGCACGCCATGTTTGCATATGGATTTCAAATATCTTCTACGCTACGCCGTGCCTTTTAAGAGAATGAGTGTGGGAGAGTGCTAAATGTAGAggatctttttctttttctcctgtTTCTCCTGTCCTGCCCGTGTATACTGCGGACGGGCGGAAATGAATGGTGGAAGTAATTTCTTATCAATTGTGTGCTTCCGCCTGACGGATCGGAGTTTCGAGTTCAAGACTGGCAGCGTTCGTTCTTGGGCAATCTAATGATGGACGTTCGGCTCGGGGTCTTTAGCGTTGGTTTGGAGAACGCGTGTGCCATGTTTCACACTTTACGCAACCGAAAACCAACTCCTCGCGTGCTGTGTGCGTGCAAACGTAAAGGAAAGTGGAATTCGTTTCGAGATGGCCTCAATTTATGGCTGCAATTGGGCACCGGGTAGTGAATGAATGAGGACCGACCGATTGGCGTTCATTCTTGTCCGAAATTGGCTGCACTTTTCCTTCGGGTCGGTCGGTATCGGGGTGAGGGGAATTAATTGTTCGAAATGCCAACATAATTGGGCCCCTAGCTTTACAATTGACCTAAGCCAAGCCATGTCCTAAGTGTCGATCTTCGCGTTTGCTTCTCGCGATCGTATCCGATATCATGGGTATGGGTGGCTTGTGTAACCGTCAatggaagaaagagagagagagaaagggagagaatATCTTCAAGCAAAACCATTGAGAGATTAAAATTgcattgaaaataaaagaaacacagaTTGGCGTGTTGCGCACGCACTCTGTTCGGGGGCCGCGCACGTGTTGAAATATCTCCCGTTGCTGTTTCTTCAAGGGGGTGGTACATTTTCATTGCAGAAAAcctaaactaaaaaaaaaggcagcaagaaaacaaaacaacgaaacgaaatcaGGCCATgagaagaaaacggaaaaatcgGCGATCGCGGATCGCAGCCGCGATCTGCGCAACGCGGAAAAGCGGTAGTTGTTGTGTGCTGTATCGTTTTTAGATTTATTCGGATCGTTTTTCAACCCCGTGTGTGCTTGCCTCTTCCGCGAACCGCCCGGACAGTGGATGGGGTTAGAAAAATTGAACGTTGCTTTAAATTTAACGGGACTGATTTTTGCGGATCTcggtaactttttttttttgctctcccgcAAAGCCATATCCGCCTTACCGCTCCCTAAAAGGccgggaaaactttcccactGCCGAAACCCCAAAAGCAAGCCGCCAATTTTGCACACTTTCCTGCACGGTCATTTATTCTCCTAAGTTAAGCAGCAGCTGGAGCAGATTTTCCTCCCGAACCAGGGAATGAAGGGATCCTAATGCTTAGTTTGGCAGCTTTTAAAAGCGCCAGCGATTGAATCGAAAACCGTTTCGGGGGGGTGAgaaatgattttatatttGCTACCACTCGAATCACTGGAGGTCACCCTCTAACCTGGGACGGGTGGGTAAGTTGTGCAGCACATTAGGGTTTGGCGGAAATTTGACCTCAAAATGGGCGGCTCGGGTTTTTCGGTGGTTCCTGTGGTtggaatttgcattttatttcggCGTATAGGCAGCGCTAGACGAAGAAGGAGAAAGACTTTGTGATCAGGCAATAAAATGGTAATAGGGTTTGGTACGAGGGAGAGGATGTATGAAGGTGAACCCCAAGATGCGTGTCGAAAACCGATGACCTTCCTTTATTATTACGATGGCGCTGTGACTTCTGTGCTTCAATCGATTTATGATGAGACGAACGCAGGCGGCGAAGGCCGGCGTCATCTCGCATGAGCAATTATGTTCGTGTTCGTGTGGAAATTAGTGAAATTGTAGCTTGGAAGAGCatagaaaagggaaaatattgttagttttagaaaatgtgtaaaagAGGACTTACGTACGTACGTTTTAAATGTATTTCCTTCGAGTTTTAAGTTTCCGAAGAAAGCTGCAAGGAAGTGCTCCAGTTATGTCGAATGTCTGGAACAGATGGAGATAATTCCTTCTGCATCGATATCATGTTTTCAACTCCGCTAGACTCCGTTCCACTAGACTCGACTTCCATTAGACACTAGCTCCCTTGGTCTACAATGCTTCTCTTCCTACCCTAATCTAAgatattctttctttttaattcttacaatttctttttaattaattgtagCATCATATCCTCTATTGCGTAAACAGATGTCCATTTGTTGTGGATCTCAAATTCAAAATGTGTGGAAATGGATGTGGATCAAAATTCTCTTCCCTTTCGTGACCTTCCTCCAAAAGGTGAAGATTCGTACGATCACAGCTAATATGCTGTATCCGTCTGTGGAGTGGCCGAACCGTCATGCCAATTTCTCTTCGGCCGCACTGAATCTAATAAGTTGGCACAGGGGTCTAATTTAATGGACGACTTTCAACGAGATGGTAATACACAGCAAGTCCATGGCCTCTTCACTCGATGGACGACTGGCTTTCGAGGGTTTTCGGTTGGGcatcattaaaaaatgaatatcTTAACCGCACGTAACGAAG
This Anopheles marshallii chromosome 3, idAnoMarsDA_429_01, whole genome shotgun sequence DNA region includes the following protein-coding sequences:
- the LOC128713699 gene encoding general odorant-binding protein 45-like; its protein translation is MCTKRTTGLIALVWLACAMLEANSTPNCTVTTFDEALQECATQLGIPPERLEQEYSLLLFPADRDSMCLVRCIGVLLRFWNDTTGIREATIRQYYQPAPEDHCYQNRTRSCLDALEPSVTDVCERAHRSFLCYHQQYGYLTKADRYIPKTALEMKQIQQDCLDVFGLSPRRLNQYQEGHFPDDPETQCFVRCVGLRTGLYSDRYGPNVDRLYIQCDSCADESVFRERAGECIAAQRRHKLSRCTAAYRTLYQCFRDDQLDLYASITTTKVPTTERPTKSSTNSGPNVIPALSVRETGQPQLHLIPSQIEIILKTLYNGKY